Proteins from one Coffea arabica cultivar ET-39 chromosome 8c, Coffea Arabica ET-39 HiFi, whole genome shotgun sequence genomic window:
- the LOC140004153 gene encoding protein LURP-one-related 4-like, whose protein sequence is MAKVHPEAFGSTSSNSYMASTRETYTVWLKSLVFHGNGCTIFNSKGEIVFRVDNYQEKSSSEVFLMDLNGDVLFSIQRKKIQVFQSWNGYKWSNSKASKERPWIQVRKCRRILGGNTTDRVALGRDKATGIGYSIIESHRKSEFKIIDSAGRLVAEATQKRSSSGVPYGDDVLTLVVEPQTDQLLIVALLTVHGLINHKL, encoded by the exons ATGGCTAAGGTTCATCCTGAAGCATTCGGTAGTACTTCTTCTAATAGTTACATGGCATCAACCAGAGAAACATATACTGTATGGTTGAAGTCCCTTGTGTTCCATGGAAATGGTTGCACCATCTTTAACTCCAAAGGAGAAATTGTATTTCGCGTTGATAATTATCAAGAGAAAAGTAGCAGTGAAGTTTTCCTTATGGATCTCAATGGTGATGTCCTCTTCTCAATACAAAGAAAG AAAATTCAAGTTTTCCAAAGCTggaatgggtataaatggagtAATTCAAAGGCCAGCAAGGAAAGACCATGGATTCAAGTAAGGAAATGTCGTAGGATTCTGGGAGGAAACACGACTGACCGGGTTGCTCTGGGGCGTGATAAAGCTACTGGAATCGGATACAGCATAATAGAATCCCACCGAAAATCGGAATTTAAGATTATAGACAGCGCTGGCCGGCTGGTTGCAGAG GCAACACAAAAGAGGTCGTCAAGCGGAGTTCCCTATGGAGATGATGTCCTAACTTTAGTGGTGGAACCCCAAACAGATCAATTGCTCATTGTTGCTCTCCTGACAGTTCATGGCCTCATCAATCATAAATTGTGA